The Populus trichocarpa isolate Nisqually-1 chromosome 2, P.trichocarpa_v4.1, whole genome shotgun sequence genome has a window encoding:
- the LOC7458265 gene encoding uncharacterized protein LOC7458265: MWHKLARLRRNVQNIRKSPRVADESMFGGMNGAEFPILVRDMNRAQRWNSLSALFRIVLAPFSILSCSSQPHVNGADGLWVTGEFAQLSEMNHLMVNDSMRYAILM, from the coding sequence ATGTGGCACAAGCTGGCCAGATTGAGGAGGAACGTGCAAAATATTAGGAAAAGCCCACGAGTAGCCGATGAGAGCATGTTTGGAGGCATGAATGGAGCCGAGTTTCCAATCCTTGTGCGTGATATGAACAGAGCACAAAGGTGGAATAGTCTTTCTGCTCTATTCAGAATTGTTCTTGCACCATTTTCAATTCTTTCTTGCTCCTCACAACCTCATGTCAATGGCGCTGATGGTCTTTGGGTGACTGGTGAGTTTGCTCAACTATCAGAGATGAATCACCTCATGGTAAATGACAGCATGCGCTATGCAATCTTGATGTAG